In the Leifsonia sp. 466MF genome, one interval contains:
- a CDS encoding TetR/AcrR family transcriptional regulator → MTLSERTTPSEPALAGVRGGLRDSADPRVQRTRQKLFDAVERLSVQPAEVTVSAIVAESGVSRATFYTHFADIDELALRIQESAFEAIAASARTDQEGDPTESMRASQRRLVEHYADHRSLYAAVYRLPAGRGVQARVAWVMAGAIRSHILDTGMLPPGLDPDLAATYIANAATGLLVSWVLGEIDADAEQLAEHLLHLMPVWMHAGHRAAGDAGDIPPERNHS, encoded by the coding sequence GTGACCCTCTCCGAGAGGACGACGCCGTCCGAACCCGCCCTCGCCGGCGTGCGCGGCGGACTTCGCGACTCGGCTGACCCGCGCGTCCAGCGCACACGGCAGAAGCTCTTCGACGCCGTCGAGCGGCTCTCCGTGCAACCGGCCGAGGTGACCGTCAGCGCGATCGTGGCTGAGTCCGGCGTGAGCCGGGCGACGTTCTACACGCACTTCGCCGACATCGACGAACTCGCGCTGCGTATTCAGGAGTCCGCTTTCGAAGCGATCGCGGCCTCCGCGCGCACCGACCAGGAGGGCGATCCGACGGAGTCCATGCGCGCGTCGCAGCGGCGTCTGGTCGAGCACTACGCCGACCACCGCTCCCTCTATGCCGCCGTGTATCGCCTCCCGGCCGGCCGAGGCGTGCAGGCGCGTGTCGCCTGGGTCATGGCGGGCGCCATCCGATCGCACATCCTGGACACCGGGATGCTGCCGCCCGGGCTCGACCCCGACCTCGCTGCCACGTACATCGCCAACGCCGCCACCGGGCTCCTGGTCTCGTGGGTGCTCGGCGAGATCGACGCCGACGCCGAGCAGCTCGCCGAGCACCTCCTCCACTTGATGCCCGTGTGGATGCACGCCGGGCACCGCGCCGCCGGAGACGCCGGCGACATCCCACCCGAAAGGAATCACTCATGA
- a CDS encoding zinc-binding dehydrogenase — protein MKAVVVREIGAGFETAELEIASPLGREVLLDVKASGLCHTDLTMSRYEMGNPLPAVFGHEVAGVVTAVGPDVTELAVGDHVVGCLVQYCGACEKCLSGRVYQCLHPEKTLRTEGEPARLTENGAPVFQAFGLAGFAQQALIHENQLVKVPDEIPFAQAALLGCGVVTGAGAVINTADVQAGDSVVVIGAGGVGLNAINGALVAGAATIIAVDIADDKLEKARSFGATHVVNSSSGDPVAAVLEITGRGADAVFDFVGIKQVAEQGLQMVAPGGGLYLIGVIDPTSEIAVHQVGLIGSQRRIQGVYMGSTTAKRDIPLYAKLYLEGRFELDALLSKEIALDEIEQGYEALKDPNITRVVVTAL, from the coding sequence ATGAAAGCAGTCGTCGTGCGCGAGATCGGTGCCGGCTTCGAAACCGCCGAGCTTGAGATCGCGTCGCCGCTGGGTCGGGAGGTGCTGCTCGACGTCAAGGCGTCCGGGCTCTGCCACACCGACCTCACCATGTCGCGCTACGAGATGGGCAATCCGCTGCCGGCCGTCTTCGGCCACGAGGTCGCCGGGGTCGTCACCGCCGTCGGTCCCGACGTGACCGAGCTGGCCGTCGGCGACCACGTCGTGGGCTGTCTCGTGCAGTACTGCGGCGCGTGCGAGAAGTGCCTCTCCGGCCGGGTGTACCAGTGCCTCCATCCCGAGAAGACGCTCCGCACCGAAGGCGAGCCCGCCCGCCTCACCGAGAACGGCGCCCCGGTGTTCCAGGCGTTCGGCCTCGCCGGTTTCGCCCAGCAGGCGCTCATCCACGAGAACCAGCTGGTGAAGGTGCCAGACGAGATCCCCTTCGCCCAGGCGGCTCTGCTCGGCTGCGGGGTCGTGACGGGGGCGGGCGCGGTCATCAACACCGCCGACGTGCAGGCGGGCGACTCCGTCGTCGTCATCGGCGCGGGAGGGGTCGGCCTCAACGCGATCAACGGCGCCCTCGTCGCGGGTGCGGCAACGATCATCGCGGTCGACATCGCCGACGACAAGCTCGAGAAGGCGCGCAGCTTCGGTGCCACCCATGTCGTCAACTCGTCCAGCGGCGACCCGGTGGCCGCTGTCCTGGAGATCACCGGGCGGGGCGCCGATGCCGTCTTCGACTTCGTCGGCATCAAGCAGGTCGCCGAGCAGGGTCTCCAGATGGTCGCGCCAGGCGGCGGGCTGTACCTCATCGGCGTCATCGACCCGACCTCCGAGATCGCCGTGCACCAAGTCGGCCTGATCGGCTCGCAGCGCCGCATCCAGGGCGTCTACATGGGCTCGACCACGGCCAAGCGCGACATCCCGCTCTACGCGAAGCTCTACCTGGAGGGGCGGTTCGAGCTCGACGCGCTGCTGTCGAAGGAGATCGCGCTGGACGAGATCGAGCAGGGCTACGAGGCCCTGAAGGACCCGAACATCACCCGGGTCGTCGTCACCGCGCTCTGA
- a CDS encoding MarR family winged helix-turn-helix transcriptional regulator produces the protein MADARDEVDRIVDAWLRERPDLDFAPLQVLSRVDRLSRHLDRARRGAFERSDLDSWEFDVLAALRRAGAPYQLSPKSLLQQTLVSSGTMTNRIDRLVARGLVERRTDPNDGRGILVQMTAQGLTRVDAAITRLVDAEAELLDGLSPADAERLAGLLRKLSLGFDTEG, from the coding sequence ATGGCCGACGCACGAGACGAGGTGGACCGCATCGTGGACGCCTGGCTGCGCGAGCGTCCGGACCTCGACTTCGCCCCGCTCCAGGTGCTCTCGCGGGTCGACCGGCTCTCCCGCCACCTCGACCGCGCGCGCCGCGGGGCGTTCGAGCGCTCCGACCTCGACTCGTGGGAGTTCGACGTGCTGGCGGCCCTCCGCCGCGCGGGAGCGCCGTACCAGCTGAGCCCCAAGTCGCTGCTGCAGCAGACGCTCGTCTCGTCCGGCACCATGACGAACCGCATCGACCGCCTGGTCGCGCGCGGGCTCGTCGAGCGCCGCACCGACCCGAACGACGGCCGCGGCATCCTCGTCCAGATGACCGCGCAGGGTCTCACCCGGGTGGATGCGGCCATCACCCGCCTGGTGGATGCCGAGGCCGAGCTGCTCGACGGCCTCTCGCCCGCCGACGCCGAGCGTCTGGCCGGGCTCCTGCGCAAGCTGAGCCTCGGGTTCGACACCGAAGGGTGA
- the glmU gene encoding bifunctional UDP-N-acetylglucosamine diphosphorylase/glucosamine-1-phosphate N-acetyltransferase GlmU, producing MTDQNLAIVVLAAGQGTRMKSATPKLLHPLGGIPIVSHVLATARELDAAHVVAVVRHERDRLAEVIEADLPEAVIVDQDEVPGTGRAVELAVEALPADFSGDVLVVNGDVPLLDAGTLRELIERHRAGEAAATILSSFPADATGYGRIVRTPQGHLDRIVEHKDASEEERAIGEINAGIYLFGLAALRDRLALVSTDNAQGEKYLTDVIGLLREAGFDVDALPVAESWLVEGINDRAQLSDAAAKLNALIVRTWQLAGVTVQDPATTWIDVKAKLAPDVTVLPGTQLRGATVIETGATVGPDTTLTDTEVGEGATVTRTDATLAVIGAGATVGPFAYLRPGTVLGARGKIGTFTETKNAVIGEGTKLAHFNYVGDAEVGEKGNLGAGVITANYDGVNKHRTVIGSHVRISTNTVLVAPVRMGDGAYTGAGTVVRKDVPAGALAITVAPQRNIEGWVAEKRPGTDADRAARESDASEESGA from the coding sequence TTGACCGACCAGAATCTCGCCATCGTCGTTCTCGCGGCGGGGCAGGGCACGCGGATGAAGTCCGCCACCCCGAAGCTGCTGCACCCGCTGGGCGGCATCCCGATCGTGTCCCACGTGCTGGCCACTGCGCGCGAGCTCGACGCCGCGCACGTCGTCGCCGTCGTGCGTCACGAACGCGACCGTCTCGCCGAGGTGATCGAGGCCGACCTTCCCGAAGCCGTCATCGTCGACCAGGACGAGGTGCCAGGCACCGGCCGCGCGGTCGAGCTGGCCGTCGAGGCCCTCCCGGCCGACTTCTCCGGGGATGTGCTGGTCGTGAACGGCGACGTCCCGCTGCTCGACGCCGGCACCCTCCGCGAGCTCATCGAGCGGCACCGTGCGGGTGAGGCGGCCGCGACCATCCTCTCGTCGTTCCCGGCCGACGCGACCGGATACGGCCGCATCGTGCGCACCCCGCAGGGCCACCTCGACCGCATCGTCGAGCACAAGGACGCGAGCGAGGAGGAGCGGGCGATCGGCGAGATCAACGCCGGCATCTACCTGTTCGGCCTCGCCGCCCTCCGCGACAGGCTGGCGTTGGTCTCCACCGACAACGCCCAGGGCGAGAAGTACCTGACCGACGTGATCGGGCTGCTCCGCGAGGCCGGCTTCGACGTGGATGCGCTCCCCGTCGCCGAGTCGTGGCTGGTCGAGGGCATCAACGACCGCGCCCAGCTGAGCGACGCGGCGGCGAAGCTGAACGCGCTGATCGTCCGCACCTGGCAGCTCGCCGGTGTGACCGTGCAGGACCCCGCGACGACGTGGATCGACGTCAAGGCGAAGCTCGCCCCCGACGTCACCGTGCTCCCGGGCACGCAGCTCCGCGGCGCCACCGTCATCGAGACCGGTGCGACCGTCGGACCGGACACGACGCTGACCGACACCGAGGTCGGCGAAGGCGCGACCGTCACCCGCACGGACGCGACGCTCGCCGTGATCGGCGCGGGCGCGACGGTCGGCCCGTTCGCGTACCTCCGTCCCGGCACCGTGCTCGGCGCCCGCGGCAAGATCGGCACATTCACCGAGACGAAGAACGCGGTCATCGGCGAGGGCACCAAGCTCGCGCACTTCAACTACGTCGGCGACGCCGAGGTGGGGGAGAAGGGCAACCTCGGCGCCGGCGTCATCACCGCGAACTACGACGGGGTGAACAAGCACCGCACGGTCATCGGCTCCCATGTCCGGATCAGCACGAACACCGTGCTCGTCGCGCCGGTTAGGATGGGTGACGGAGCGTACACGGGTGCGGGCACGGTCGTCCGCAAGGACGTCCCCGCCGGAGCCCTCGCCATCACCGTCGCTCCTCAACGCAATATCGAAGGCTGGGTCGCCGAGAAGCGGCCGGGCACGGACGCCGACAGAGCGGCTCGCGAAAGCGACGCGTCGGAAGAGAGCGGAGCGTAA
- a CDS encoding ribose-phosphate diphosphokinase: MSGITATGQKRLVLISGRAHPQLAQEIAECLGSELIPTDARTFANGEIYARFDESVRGSDAFVIQSHTSPINEWLMEQLIMVDALKRASAKRITVVAPFYPYARQDKKGRGREPISARLVADLFKAAGADRIMSVDLHAAQIQGFFDGPVDHLFAMPVLLEHMRRELDPSTLTVVSPDMGRVRVADIWSDKLGAPLAIIHKRRDPLVPNQVSVHEIVGDVNGRVCLLVDDLIDTGRTIVKAAEALKEAGATGVVVAATHAVFSDPAVELLQSDAIDSVVVTDTLPLPEHKRWEGLTVLPIAPLLANAIREVFTDGSVTSMFDGAA; this comes from the coding sequence GTGTCAGGGATCACCGCGACCGGCCAGAAAAGACTCGTCCTCATCTCCGGTCGCGCGCATCCTCAGCTCGCCCAGGAGATCGCCGAATGCCTCGGCAGCGAGCTCATCCCGACCGACGCGCGCACCTTCGCCAACGGCGAGATCTACGCGCGCTTCGACGAGAGCGTCCGCGGCTCGGATGCGTTCGTCATCCAGTCGCACACCTCGCCGATCAACGAGTGGCTCATGGAGCAGCTCATCATGGTGGATGCGCTGAAGCGCGCCTCGGCGAAGCGCATCACCGTCGTCGCCCCGTTCTACCCGTACGCCCGTCAGGACAAGAAGGGCCGTGGTCGCGAGCCGATCTCCGCCCGGTTGGTCGCCGACCTGTTCAAGGCTGCCGGTGCCGACCGCATCATGTCCGTCGACCTGCACGCCGCGCAGATCCAGGGCTTCTTCGACGGCCCGGTCGACCACCTCTTCGCCATGCCGGTGCTGCTCGAGCACATGCGCCGCGAGCTCGACCCCTCGACGCTGACTGTCGTGTCGCCCGACATGGGCCGCGTCCGTGTCGCCGACATCTGGAGCGACAAGCTCGGCGCACCGCTCGCGATCATCCACAAGCGGCGCGACCCGCTCGTCCCGAACCAGGTCTCGGTGCACGAGATCGTCGGCGACGTCAACGGCCGCGTCTGCCTGCTCGTCGACGACCTGATCGACACCGGCCGCACCATCGTGAAGGCCGCCGAGGCGCTCAAGGAGGCCGGAGCGACCGGCGTCGTTGTCGCTGCGACGCACGCCGTGTTCAGCGACCCGGCCGTGGAGCTGCTGCAGAGCGACGCGATCGACTCGGTCGTCGTGACCGACACCCTCCCGTTGCCGGAGCACAAGCGCTGGGAGGGCCTCACGGTCCTGCCGATCGCGCCGCTGCTGGCCAACGCGATCCGCGAGGTCTTCACCGACGGTTCGGTGACGTCGATGTTCGACGGGGCCGCGTAG
- a CDS encoding nucleotide disphospho-sugar-binding domain-containing protein: protein MNARPLDILLCSTPVHGHVTPLLAVSRALVDRGHRVHFLTGERYLERAAATGASVLRLPAEADYDDTDIDAAFPGRVGLTGPAGIRWDMTEIFLRPARTQLGAMDAVIRELDIDVVLAESLFLGAALLAARPPADRPALLNLGIVPLGVKSRDTAPFGLGVPPRPGALGRVRNAALTAIAEKIVFAPVQRAAQRIGQEAGTGLNGFVLDWPSHADGVVQFTVPEFEYPRADVRVPIHFVGPVSRTQPSDTPLPAWWGDLDDGRPVVHVTQGTVANRDLNDLILPTIHALADQDVWVVASTGGRPVAELGVDLPRNARVASYLPYDRLLPRTAVYVTNGGYGGIHYAMENGVPVVVAGTTEDKTEVSARVAWSGVGVKLPTNRPEPAAIARAVRTVLDDPAYAERSAAIGRAIRASSGLDGLERAVVDTVREAAATRPRRTSTSPNRR from the coding sequence ATGAACGCCCGCCCGCTCGACATCCTTCTCTGCAGCACGCCCGTGCACGGACACGTCACGCCCCTTCTCGCCGTCAGCCGCGCCCTGGTCGACCGCGGCCACCGCGTCCACTTCCTCACCGGCGAGCGGTACCTCGAGCGTGCCGCCGCGACCGGCGCGTCGGTGCTCCGGCTGCCGGCCGAGGCCGACTACGACGACACCGACATCGACGCCGCCTTCCCCGGCCGCGTCGGGCTCACCGGCCCGGCCGGGATCCGGTGGGACATGACCGAGATCTTCCTGCGCCCGGCGCGGACGCAACTGGGGGCGATGGATGCGGTCATCCGCGAGCTGGACATCGACGTCGTGCTCGCCGAGAGCCTCTTCCTCGGAGCCGCCCTCCTCGCCGCCCGCCCGCCCGCGGACCGCCCGGCACTGCTCAACCTCGGCATCGTCCCGCTCGGGGTCAAGAGCCGCGACACCGCGCCGTTCGGGCTCGGTGTTCCGCCGCGACCTGGTGCCCTCGGCCGTGTCCGCAACGCCGCTCTGACGGCGATCGCCGAGAAGATCGTGTTCGCTCCGGTCCAGCGGGCCGCACAGCGCATCGGGCAGGAGGCTGGCACCGGCCTGAACGGCTTCGTGCTCGACTGGCCGTCCCACGCCGACGGCGTCGTGCAGTTCACCGTCCCCGAGTTCGAGTACCCGCGCGCAGACGTCCGCGTACCCATCCACTTCGTCGGGCCCGTCTCCCGCACGCAACCCTCCGACACCCCGCTGCCGGCATGGTGGGGCGATCTGGACGACGGCCGCCCGGTCGTCCACGTCACCCAGGGGACGGTGGCCAACCGCGACCTGAACGACCTCATCCTGCCCACCATCCACGCGCTCGCGGACCAGGACGTGTGGGTGGTGGCGAGCACCGGAGGACGCCCCGTGGCCGAACTGGGCGTCGACCTGCCGCGCAACGCACGCGTCGCGTCCTACCTGCCCTACGACCGGCTGCTCCCGCGGACGGCGGTGTACGTCACGAACGGTGGATACGGCGGCATCCACTACGCCATGGAGAACGGCGTCCCCGTGGTCGTCGCGGGCACCACGGAGGATAAGACCGAGGTCTCCGCGCGGGTGGCCTGGTCGGGTGTCGGGGTGAAGCTGCCGACCAACCGCCCGGAACCCGCGGCGATCGCACGGGCTGTGCGGACCGTGCTCGACGACCCCGCCTACGCGGAGCGCAGCGCGGCGATCGGCCGGGCCATCCGCGCATCCTCGGGGCTGGACGGCCTGGAGCGCGCGGTGGTCGACACCGTCCGCGAAGCGGCTGCTACGCGGCCCCGTCGAACATCGACGTCACCGAACCGTCGGTGA
- a CDS encoding TetR/AcrR family transcriptional regulator — protein MAGTRPYRSTLRQEHAQQTRRRILEAAAEVFSARGYASASLADIATAAGVSVESVKVHGPKRALLLAAFELSFGGEAGEASLTERPEIAAIAALDDPQEMLDRLVPFIAAANARTAGLWATFTAASRDDEAVRAAYTELLGRRHADYLAMVGLLGERGIASIAALPPAGRRELADALSFVMSPEGHQQLVGESGWSVERYSTWVLATVRTLITEAGAASTG, from the coding sequence GTGGCCGGCACGCGCCCGTACCGTTCGACCCTCCGGCAGGAGCATGCGCAGCAGACGCGGCGCCGCATCCTGGAGGCCGCCGCCGAGGTGTTCTCCGCACGCGGCTATGCGAGCGCCTCGCTCGCGGACATCGCGACGGCCGCCGGCGTCTCGGTGGAGAGCGTCAAGGTGCACGGGCCGAAGCGGGCGCTGCTGCTCGCCGCTTTCGAGCTGAGCTTCGGCGGGGAGGCGGGGGAGGCGTCGCTCACCGAGCGGCCCGAGATCGCGGCGATCGCCGCCCTCGACGATCCGCAGGAGATGCTCGACCGGCTCGTTCCGTTCATCGCCGCGGCCAACGCGCGGACGGCGGGCCTCTGGGCGACGTTCACCGCCGCGTCCCGCGACGATGAGGCGGTTCGCGCCGCGTACACGGAACTGCTCGGGCGCCGCCATGCCGACTACCTGGCGATGGTGGGTCTCCTGGGAGAGCGCGGGATCGCCTCCATCGCGGCCCTCCCTCCGGCCGGGCGCCGTGAGCTCGCCGACGCCCTCTCGTTCGTCATGTCGCCCGAAGGCCACCAGCAGCTCGTCGGCGAAAGCGGATGGAGCGTCGAGCGCTACTCGACGTGGGTGCTCGCGACGGTGCGCACGCTCATCACGGAAGCCGGTGCGGCGTCGACGGGATGA
- the gndA gene encoding NADP-dependent phosphogluconate dehydrogenase, which translates to MSQEATANIGVVGLAVMGSNLARNLASREGNTVAVYNRTYTRTEDLMNAHPEAGFVGSEEIDDFVASLSKPRTAIIMVQAGKGTDAVIDQLVERFEPGDIIVDGGNANFHDTIEREKRIAPTGIHFVGAGISGGEEGALNGPSIMPGGSVESYKTLGPILESIAAVAEGEPCVTHVGTDGAGHFVKMIHNGIEYADMQLIAEAYDLLRTIGGLEPAEIADVFAEWNNGYLESYLIEITAEVLRQVDAETGKPFIDIVLDQAGSKGTGVWTVQNALDLGVPVGGIAEAVFARAVSSKPAQRAAVQATIQSRPDVQKASDVAAFADDVSKALYASKVVAYAQGFDAIIAGAEKYGWDIHKDKIAKIWRGGCIIRAQFLNRIADAYDENPNIATLLEAPYFADAVREGEAAWRRIVATAALSGVPVPGFGSALSYYDSLASKRLPAALVQGQRDFFGAHTYKRVDKDGVFHTLWSGDRTEIETEPSTH; encoded by the coding sequence GTGTCACAGGAAGCAACCGCGAACATCGGCGTCGTCGGCTTGGCGGTGATGGGGTCGAACCTGGCCCGCAACCTCGCCTCGCGCGAGGGCAACACCGTCGCCGTCTACAACCGCACCTACACGCGGACGGAAGACCTGATGAACGCGCACCCCGAGGCCGGCTTCGTCGGCTCGGAGGAGATCGACGACTTCGTCGCGTCGCTGTCGAAGCCGCGCACCGCGATCATCATGGTGCAGGCCGGTAAGGGCACCGACGCCGTGATCGACCAGCTGGTGGAGCGGTTCGAGCCGGGCGACATCATCGTCGACGGCGGCAACGCCAACTTCCACGACACCATCGAGCGCGAGAAGCGCATCGCGCCGACGGGCATCCACTTCGTCGGCGCCGGCATCTCCGGCGGCGAGGAAGGTGCACTGAACGGCCCGTCGATCATGCCGGGCGGCTCGGTGGAGTCGTACAAGACGCTCGGACCCATCCTCGAGTCCATCGCCGCGGTCGCCGAGGGCGAGCCGTGCGTGACCCACGTCGGAACCGACGGCGCCGGCCACTTCGTCAAGATGATCCACAACGGCATCGAGTACGCCGACATGCAGCTCATCGCCGAGGCGTACGACCTGCTGCGCACGATCGGCGGGCTGGAGCCTGCGGAGATCGCGGACGTGTTCGCCGAGTGGAACAACGGCTACCTCGAGTCGTACCTGATCGAGATCACCGCCGAGGTGCTGCGCCAGGTGGATGCGGAGACCGGCAAGCCGTTCATCGACATCGTGCTCGACCAGGCCGGCTCCAAGGGCACCGGGGTCTGGACCGTGCAGAACGCGCTCGACCTGGGCGTCCCGGTCGGCGGCATCGCGGAGGCCGTGTTCGCCCGCGCCGTGTCGTCGAAGCCGGCGCAGCGCGCGGCCGTGCAGGCGACCATCCAGTCGCGGCCCGACGTGCAGAAGGCGTCCGACGTGGCCGCGTTCGCCGACGACGTCTCGAAGGCGCTGTACGCCTCGAAGGTCGTCGCCTACGCGCAGGGCTTCGACGCGATCATCGCCGGCGCCGAGAAGTACGGCTGGGACATCCACAAGGACAAGATCGCCAAGATCTGGCGCGGCGGCTGCATCATCCGCGCCCAGTTCCTCAACCGCATCGCCGACGCCTACGACGAGAACCCGAACATCGCGACGCTGCTCGAGGCGCCGTACTTCGCCGACGCCGTCCGCGAGGGCGAGGCCGCCTGGCGTCGCATCGTCGCCACCGCCGCGCTCTCGGGCGTCCCGGTCCCCGGTTTCGGCTCGGCGCTGTCGTACTACGACTCGCTCGCCTCGAAGCGCCTCCCCGCCGCCCTCGTGCAGGGCCAGCGTGACTTCTTCGGCGCGCACACCTACAAGCGCGTCGACAAGGACGGCGTCTTCCACACCCTCTGGTCCGGCGACCGCACCGAAATCGAGACCGAGCCCTCCACCCACTGA
- the uxaC gene encoding glucuronate isomerase: MTALAPHPDRLFPADPGVRDLARRLHAEVATAPILSPHGHVDARMLADDEPFPDPAALLITPDHYVTRMLHAVGVPLDDLGLARDGRPSTADGRSIWRRLCEHWDVFLGTPVRLWFETEFSEVFGLTEQPSAATADALYDQLSATLADPAFRPRALFERFNIEVLATTDDPADDLAAHARLAADPTFGGRVIPTFRADRYMHPDEAGWAGRLERLAAVADVDTATYPGLLEALRRRRQAFIEAGGTATDTGVIDAGSDPLDEAEASRIHRAALDGTLTAGEAVAYRRNLLYRLAELSAEDGLVMQLHPGVHRNHHRPTFDAYGPDTGHDLPAVGSFTQPLTPILRDFGTHPVFRLVLFTVDETTFSREIGPLAGFYPSVYAGAPWWFIDTPDAILRYRRAVTDSAGFTKTSGFIDDTRAFCSIPARHDMSRRVDASYLAGLVAEHRLGEEDAFVLARRLVDDIPRTTFRLG; encoded by the coding sequence ATGACCGCCCTCGCGCCCCATCCCGACCGCCTGTTCCCCGCCGACCCCGGTGTGCGCGACCTCGCCCGGCGTCTGCACGCGGAGGTGGCCACGGCGCCGATCCTCTCGCCGCACGGACACGTGGATGCGCGCATGCTGGCCGACGACGAGCCCTTTCCCGATCCGGCAGCCCTCCTCATCACGCCAGACCACTACGTGACGCGGATGCTGCACGCGGTCGGCGTGCCACTCGACGACCTCGGGCTCGCGCGCGACGGCCGTCCGTCGACGGCCGATGGACGCTCGATCTGGCGGCGGCTCTGCGAGCACTGGGACGTCTTCCTCGGCACGCCCGTACGGCTCTGGTTCGAGACGGAGTTCAGCGAGGTCTTCGGCCTCACCGAGCAGCCGTCCGCCGCGACCGCCGACGCGCTGTACGACCAGCTGAGCGCGACGCTCGCCGACCCCGCGTTCCGGCCCAGGGCGCTGTTCGAGCGCTTCAACATCGAAGTCCTCGCGACCACCGACGACCCCGCCGACGACCTGGCAGCGCACGCCCGGCTCGCCGCCGACCCGACGTTCGGCGGCCGCGTCATCCCCACCTTCCGCGCCGACCGCTACATGCACCCCGACGAAGCAGGATGGGCCGGTCGGCTGGAGCGCCTGGCCGCCGTCGCCGACGTCGACACCGCCACGTACCCCGGACTGCTGGAGGCGCTGCGGCGCCGTCGCCAGGCGTTCATCGAGGCGGGCGGCACGGCCACCGACACCGGCGTGATCGACGCGGGGAGCGATCCCCTCGACGAGGCCGAGGCGTCGCGCATCCACCGGGCCGCCCTCGACGGCACGCTCACCGCGGGGGAAGCCGTCGCCTACCGCCGCAACCTGCTCTACCGGCTCGCGGAGCTCTCAGCCGAGGACGGGCTGGTGATGCAGCTGCACCCGGGCGTCCACCGCAACCACCACCGGCCCACGTTCGACGCCTACGGCCCGGACACCGGTCACGACCTGCCCGCCGTCGGGTCGTTCACGCAGCCGCTCACGCCCATCCTGCGCGACTTCGGGACGCATCCCGTCTTCCGGCTCGTGCTGTTCACGGTCGACGAGACGACCTTCTCGCGCGAGATCGGGCCGCTGGCGGGGTTCTACCCGTCCGTGTACGCGGGCGCTCCATGGTGGTTCATCGACACCCCGGACGCCATCCTCCGCTACCGCCGGGCGGTCACCGACAGCGCCGGGTTCACCAAGACCAGCGGGTTCATCGACGACACGCGTGCCTTCTGCTCCATCCCGGCACGGCACGACATGTCGCGTCGAGTGGATGCGTCCTATCTCGCCGGCCTCGTCGCGGAGCACCGGCTCGGCGAAGAGGACGCGTTCGTCCTCGCCCGGCGGCTCGTCGACGACATCCCGCGCACCACGTTCCGACTCGGCTGA
- a CDS encoding LacI family DNA-binding transcriptional regulator: MSPLTGAGNDRPATLADVAALSGVATSTVSRALSNPGRVNALTRERIERAARELNYVPNSQARALTSGRTRAIAVLVSDVTNPFYFGIIRGTQHQLKAAGYTQLLVDTEESDELEDGTLHKLRRSFDGAILAASRLTDRRLTALAKEIPLVAVNRQTRGVPSVFIDTPSAIEQAVGHLVSLGHRRIAYAAGPATSWPNEGRWRALVRAAEHYGVEAVRVGPFAPRQYAGAAAADAVLHAGVTACIAFNDLLAIGMLPRFRERGVRIPEDLSIVGCDDIFGADFCNPPLTTLTAPIEQAGRTAVAMLLSRLDGGPSPVTRQAVTLPTHLTVRDSTGPAPRNAPTTNGASTA, translated from the coding sequence ATGAGCCCTCTCACCGGTGCGGGGAACGACCGCCCCGCGACCCTGGCGGACGTGGCTGCGCTCAGCGGAGTCGCCACCTCCACGGTCTCGCGCGCGCTCTCCAACCCGGGCCGCGTGAACGCCCTCACCCGGGAGCGGATCGAGCGCGCCGCCCGGGAGCTCAACTACGTGCCGAACTCGCAGGCGCGGGCGCTGACGAGCGGACGGACCCGCGCCATCGCCGTGCTCGTCTCGGACGTGACGAACCCGTTCTACTTCGGCATCATCCGGGGCACCCAGCACCAGCTGAAGGCCGCCGGCTACACGCAGCTCCTGGTCGACACCGAGGAGTCGGACGAGCTGGAGGACGGCACACTGCACAAGCTCCGGCGCTCGTTCGACGGCGCCATCCTCGCCGCCTCCCGTCTCACCGACCGGCGGCTCACCGCCCTCGCCAAGGAGATCCCGCTCGTCGCCGTGAACCGGCAGACGCGCGGTGTGCCGAGCGTGTTCATCGACACGCCCAGCGCGATCGAGCAGGCCGTCGGTCACCTCGTCTCCCTCGGCCATCGCCGGATCGCGTACGCCGCCGGCCCGGCGACATCCTGGCCCAACGAAGGTCGCTGGCGGGCGCTCGTCCGTGCCGCCGAGCACTACGGGGTCGAGGCGGTCCGTGTCGGCCCGTTCGCGCCGCGGCAGTACGCCGGAGCCGCCGCGGCCGACGCCGTCCTCCACGCGGGCGTCACCGCCTGCATCGCCTTCAACGACCTGCTGGCGATCGGGATGCTTCCGCGCTTCCGCGAGCGCGGCGTCCGCATCCCCGAAGACCTCAGCATCGTCGGCTGCGACGACATCTTCGGCGCCGACTTCTGCAACCCGCCGCTGACGACCCTCACCGCGCCGATCGAGCAGGCGGGGCGCACTGCTGTCGCCATGCTGCTGTCCCGGCTCGACGGCGGTCCCTCTCCTGTCACGCGGCAGGCCGTCACCCTCCCGACGCACCTGACCGTCCGCGACTCCACCGGACCGGCACCCCGGAACGCACCGACCACGAACGGAGCATCGACCGCATGA